TTGAACTTTGACAACATAAAGAGCTTCAGCAGTACCAAACTGAAGTCATGATGTTTTCTAAAGCTAAAACTTTTGGCTTTTATTTTCAGAAGGGGGCTTGCAGCAGACCAAAATGTGCATAAGGTCCATAGTATCCACATTGTTAATGTGAAATGTCATAATAGTAGTTACGTAGTCTGAGCTCAACAGCAGAAAATCCTGGTCGCTCATCAATCCTGTAAGAGGAAGAGAGATATAACTGTACAGTAATTGGAAACCTGTGAAAGGAATGGCCTTTGGACCACTGCTCCATCTCCTTATAGCTCCAGACTTTGCTGAAGGTTCATGTAAATGGCCAAGATTATTTTATTAGAATTACCACCAGAGAGAACACCAAATGGTGATTGTCACACTAAAATACATCCAAATCAACTAACCCATCATATAGACAATGCAATATATTACCCATTACTATACGTAGCCAGAGTCAGTGATACACCTGTACATGAAAGGCTAAAACTGCTCCTCTTTACCTTCTACCTCATTTATTTCAGATGTAAGGTGTGGAAGATAGTCCATACAGTGCACCATCTGACTCATAATGAGAGCTATGACCACAGCCTTGGAGTTGCTTCTGATCATCTTTGAGAATGGTCCTGGATATGTGGCTAGAATGCGTTTCTTTTACCCACTATTAATTCAGGCAATTGATTAAATTGAGAACAAGTCCTTGTGAAATTTACATTATACATGGATCCATTTACTTCATATGGCCATAGAATTGCTTTTCAAGCACAGGTGCACTGTCCTTAGCATTTTCCCCAGTACATTTATTTCACGGATATAATAATCAGCTTTCTCATAATATATTTATTCAATTATGTCATAATTAAGTGTTTAAGACTTTGCAATTAATCCTGACAGAAGTGATTCTGATGTGATCAACAACTGTTTATGGCATTCATTGAATTAAACAGAGAAGAAAGTCAGGCTTATTATAAGAAAGAATCTATATTTCTGTGAAGCGCATTATGTTTGTTGTTATTTCTAGAAGCACTGTGCTCACGAGGACTGTGTTCCTGCCATGACATACCATCCaccaattctgctttcagttatttACTGATGTAAATTGAAAGGAACTTCTCCCAGTTTATGCcaatgtaactgaaagcagagttTGGCCCATTGCTTTCATTTGTAGAAGACTGTATCTTTTTGCAATGTACCTGTGATGatacaatattatttttgtattgtctTGTGGGAACACTGACTTTGTAGTAGTTGTTTAGGAACCCGTCTTCTCACCATGGCTGATTTTGAAGCGttaaatcaaaattttgaaatattttgcaagttgttcccctttttaaaaaaacttttttccaaagtaaaaatatttcaaatgtcaAATTTTTGAATATTTATCACACAGTGCAATAAAAGGAATGTCCAGGTTAGGGTGAGCTTTGTGCTTTAAATTTTCCAAATTTCTTCAACTTTGGAAAAACTATAGAGTGGAAAAATGAAACTAACTCAGCCattctgtaacttttcaaaacttcaatcttaaaaaagttagttttttttccttttgcctcttaataacttttccaaagttgaggGTATTTTGAAAAGATAGAGGAGgggaaataaaatacagaaaaaaaatctagacatcGGTCATTCTATTGCATTCAGgtggcgggtggggggaggggaggtgggaaaATATCTGATAGTTGGACATTTTATTCCATTTCAATttttgaaaacaagaaaaaaaatctctgttaaAAATATCATCAAAAGTAACATTTGCCTGTGAAcaattttgattttgatgaaacccTATTTTTTGGCCAGAACATTTTTAGGCCTTATTCTTGTTTAAGCAGTGTGGAAAATATCACATTTGAAAtcagatatattttttgtttgataGGTAGACGGTAAGTGCGTATAGTTCCACAGCAACTTGTGGTTATTTGAAAGCATGATGGACTGCTTGAAGATTACAGCTTATTGTTTCTAATTAAAACATCAGCTGAAAGTATATGTTTTCAAATGTCTCTTGTTTTCTTTCTACATATTAGCTTATCTGCCTAAGAAATATCAACAGGAGGTAAAATGTCACATTATACTTACTTGTATGTCCAACAGAGTTTCATCAAGTCATAGACCTCAGTTGGACAAGCCTCAGGAGATTCCATTCGCTCTCCTCTTTCAATCATCTGGGCAACCTCACTTCCTTTCATTCCCTAAAACAGAATGATAATGCCTCAGTTGCAGATAGAGTACATCATCTGTGCTTAAAATATGAGAGGTGTAGACACAGCAAACTTCTGAGTCACACTATTGCCCATGTGCTTCATTGAGCTTCCACAAATGGGTAGCTGGGGATTGTCCTGGCATGGGAGAATCACTTATTGCAGAAGAATGGATCTATCAGatatgtgtgtgcgcatgcacgtGCACATATACATGGGTGAGGTCATTACTTTTCACTAACTTTaacaaaaacattgaaaaaaaatactCACCTTATATGGCTTTTGCCCATAGGAAAAAGCTTCCCACATTAGAACCCCAAAGCTCCAAACATCACTCTTGCTAGAAAATTTGTAGAAGTTCATACATTCTGGAGCATACCACTTGACTGGCCATTTCCCATGACTTTGTGCCTAAAAATGAGtcacaaaagaaaaagcaagcagTGGAAACAATTATACTTCTCATCAAAATTCAAATACGCCATGTTAACTGAAGAAATGTAAAGCAATGCCATCAAactgcttacacacacacacacacacacacacagccataaAATAGATGGCATATTTGCTATAAAAGAGACATTTTGTAGTAGAATCTGTGGAGTTGTTATTGTGCTAGTCACAGTATTCCACACTATGTTCTAGCATAGGAATACCATGAATACCACAGTAAAGGTAAATTTAACTGCAAATGATTTTTGGTCATGTTTTTAATGGCATCTACTGCATGCTGTTCTTTTATTTAACATTCAATCCTTTTGtcactcttttaaaaataaaggttttcatATCAAGTCTCATTTGCACAACCTGAGACATAACAATTAACCTGAGGCTCATACTTGCTTCAAGGCAGAACTTGGTCTCAAGCAGAGATTCCCTTTTGCCTCAAAACAGCATAGGGACTGATAATATTGCAATATGATACTGAGTTGCAATCTGATTGTTTCTTAACTCTATTCTGTGGCAATACCAAGTTATCACAAGGCAATGTCACTGTGAAATTCCACTCCGCTTTTCAGTGGGAAAGAGGACTGCACCTTTGTTATCGGCTCTCAGGGCTGgtctgggctggtctacactactgcataagtcgatgtaacttatgtcacttaggggtgtgaaaacgaCATCcccttgagcgacataagttacatcagcttaaagtgctgtccacaccttGCTATGGtggcctctcgcagaggtggagtaattatgccgatatagtggggtagtgtagacatgccctcagttaaGATCCCCTCTTCACTTGAGACAAACTGTGCTTTTAAAGAGCTCATCCTGACCCCAAACAttttaattgtaattaaaaacatatttctaCTGTTTGTGGCTCCCCAACACCAATCACAATGAGCATCCTCACACTTTTCTTAATGCTACTGCTCATGTGTGAGAAACACCTGCCTTCATGCATGTTGGCCTCTAACTTACCTATGATGATAAATCAATCGAgtaggaggaaggaggaggagagggcaggggcaagGAATGTTTGAATTGCAAGGCCTCACATGCATATCTGGCTATTCACCTAGCCCTGGAGATGTTTTGACAAGGAAGACAGAGCAATGAAAAGCATGGGGAGAAGCTGGTATCATAAGTTCATCCGAAAATGCTTCAACAGGGGTGTTGGATCTCTTTTTAGCCCTAGATAATCTGCTCTTCAGGAAATACAACAGACCAGCTCCAGCTTAAAAAAGATAAAACCTTTTTGTATTGGGAACGGGGGCACAAAAATCAGAATATAAGATAAGGGAATTAAACAAGGCTGCCCGGGGAGAGgggcggggcaagtggggcaatttgccccaggccctgggccccacaggggcccccatgagaatatagtattctatagtattgcaacttttttttatggaaggggcccccgaaattgctttgccccaggccccctgaatcctctgggcagccgtgGAATTAAAAGAAGACATGATGGGCCCAAAGGTCTCCCTTGGCTCCCAAGGACTGTTATCTTTTTATGAAACTTGGCAgttgtttcctttcctttggaTGCAGGCAGTATAATTCACTTAAAACTGAACTGAACAGTTCCTCTAGAGAAGGATTTATTTAGACATCATTTGACCAAACTGTTTTCATTCAACCCCTTCCCAAAACGAATCATCATATTTCAATAATATGAACAGTGTTAGGTTTAGTTTTGGGTGATGATGTTGAAAGAGTTTGGGTGCAAAATATATGAAAATTGATTGACACTATTCTCTAGTAGAATCCATTTCTAAGCCTGGTCAAACATTTTTagttgaaactgtttttcaacagtAAATTGGGCTTTTgactaaacaaaagaaacaaggaaagtgtctgctttccgtGGAAAACTTTGACTTGtaatcaaaaaacaaaatctgaaaagtTTTTGCCTTTAGGCCAAAAACAACTTTTAGGCTgaaaatccccccacccccctttttttgtgtgaaaaatagtaaaaaatttccatggaatttattttttcccaCCAGCTCTATCCATTTCAGTAAGGCCATTCCTTTGTTTTAATTACCGACTAACAggcaacaaataataaaatatgttCTGTATTTCAACTTTTAGAATAACTACTTCAGCTGAAAatcattccattaaaaaaaaagtcacatcacTATCAAAGTCATATACCTTGTACTAATCTTACCTTGTAATAATTCTCATCAGAAGCAAGAGCTTTGGAAAGTCCAAAGTCACTAATTTTGGCATAATGTTGGGTAACTAGCAACACATTTCTTGCAGCCAAATCCCTGTGCACAAAATTGTTTTCTTCCAAGTATTTCATCCCCATGGAAACCTGATGCACCAGCTCTGTTATATTCTTTTCCTTGACATGTCTGAAAGTCATAATTGGGTCTGTAAGAGGTCAGTAGTTCATTTTCATGACTTTTAATGGAGCTACTGTACAAATTCATTAAATGACCTTCCTCGCATCATATAGGTCATCATGTTCATTTatgttttaataaactttaaTTAGAACTGATGACAGAAGTGGCTCCTGAACAAAAATAAGAGTTGTATGCTCAGATTAACAGGCCATTGATAGTGGGGcatttggaaatgtttcatttattcaaaaatgtggcagtttcatcagaaaatgtttgATACCTAGGAGTCTTACAGTAGCTTTCCACACTGTAGATTTAAGAAAGGAGCCCTTttcattagtttttttttttaaaagaacataccaatctcatttccttttttgacaaAACCATATAAAACATACTCAAAGCCAACATACCGGTTTTTCTGCAAAAATTTATTTAATGGTCCAAGTTCCGCCATCTCCATTACTAACATCCAGGACTCAGCTTCACATATGCCTATCATTCTGACAATGTATGGGTTATCCAGTTGCTGCATTACATTGGCTTCTCTCAGTAATTCATCCTTTACGGCTGGATCGTTATTCTCATTCTTAAGAATTTTTACAGCTACTGGCTTGGCACCCCTATAAAAGAAAGTCCAGTTGTGGGATTACTTGTAACAAAAATTTTAACTTGCACATACGCACAAATTTCTCAAGTGTCACTGTGCACCAATTTTGATACTTCTAGGTTTATAGTGGAGATTAGAAGTGGTGATACAATTGGGacttctgaattttttttggcaCTGAAAGGCAAAAAAGTGTAACAAGAGTATCTCTTACAATGGGTGAAGACAGCTGAATGAAAGATAGAATTGAAGGAATCATAGGAAAAATGCACACACATCCAAGAGAAGAGTCTTGTAAACAACCCCAAGATCCTCATTCCCACTTTGGCCCCTTTAAAAGGCCTGAAGCAGCATGAAGGGGCCCTGAAAGCCATGTGTCTGGTTTGGGGAGTATTTCCCTGGTGCAGGCAAATGGAAAATAGCTATAAGGCTGCCTTCCAAGGACCACTTCATAAGCCCTGGTAAAGGGGCATGTTGATATGGTGTTGTGGATGGGTGGGACTGATGTGTTGAGGGCAAGGCAGGATTATGTAGCACTCCAGAGACTCTAGTCAGCATGGTGGCAGATAGGGCAGTAAGAgaaggctgctgtaacttagagCACGTGCAATTGAATGGGAAAGTCATTGTCTGGAGAACAGTGGTGAATGGTCATAATTTGGACCCAacaaattcactgtccattttgatACATTTGACGaatataggatttttaaaattgtaaatttcacagttccagatatttaaatctgaaatttcacagtgttgtaaccttTGGGGTCCCGACCTAAATTCCCTGTAATCTGCGCAGTTGTGCAGCAGCCTTCTTAGCGCCATGCAGGCACTCAGGGAACCCGCCCGGGGATctgctggggctgagggaggggcgcccctccccagccccaacctAGCCTAGCCCCCAATCTGCTGTGGTACCCCCCTCCCAGCCTGAACCCAGCCCCAACTTGGACTGCTGCGGCACCCCTCCTCGGCATTGAACTCAGCTCCGACCTGGCCtgccgggggagaggcgcctaTCCTGTGGTTCCAACCCCGGAGccgctgcagcagggagaggtgccttcccctccccccagcccaggtgctgctgcagggagagagagccgggggggggggaaggagggaaggaaaaaaagagtcctctctccctaccatagccccggagcaccctcctgcaccacaaacccttcatccccagccccaccccaaagccgcacccccagccggagccgtcacacccctgcaccccctcccacattccaattCCCTCGGTCCCACtgccaccacatgaattttgttctgtgcaccaatatgaaagGGATGtgtcacatcacctccatattggtgcacgtaacaaaattaattctgcacatgggtgggaaaaattagagggaacactggtcccAACCCGAAAGAGGGTTGTGGGGGGCAGTTGCAAGGCTACTGTGGGGGGACGCGGTATTGTCACCCTCGTTTTTGCGCTGCTggtgctggtggcagcactgccttcagagctgggctcccagccagcagccatggagcttcctggagttgggtctgacccagccccaggaGCAGTCTGTGCAGGGGCAGAGGAAGTACTGTCCCTACCTAGCCAGCTAGGACTAACAGCTGGAACCTGGCACAAGGTGGGAGTTCCCAGCTggggtgcccccagccctgcccctccctggctctgaGCCCAGCACATGGGGGTTAAAGGGACtttgcgctgtgtgtgtgtgtgtgtgtgtgtgtgtggagtgacCACGTCACTCACCTGACCATGGCACCCTGGGCAGTCACCCACATCGCCCACCCATAAGGCTGGCCCTGGCCCCCCACAAAAAGcaatgacccctcccccccataccaTGCCAACCTCACTTCTATGCTGCTAATGACagtgcactgccttcagagttgggtgcccggccaacagctgccactctccagctgcccagctctgaaagaagcacagaagtaaggtggcaataccataaccgcacccctccacccccatagccagatttcatgggagagAACAGATTTCACTACATAGATGTAGTGGGCACATTTCCACCGTATGGGCTAAAATAATGGCTAGGGAGTACATGAAGCTTATATTTTTGGACACAGAGGGAGAAATgtgtgtgaatttcaccctcagttaCTGTATGTAAAACATTGTGTCACACTAAATGAAATGGTAGTAAAAACTTACTTTTTCATCATATAGAGCCCTTTCTTTACAGTACCAAAGTTACCAGAGCCAAGTTCTTCTTCATCCAGAGACAGCATTTTTCTGTCTAGTGAGACATTTTTGGGTTTTATCTCCTCTGGATCTGCATATGGACTTTCATAGACTTCGGTGTCCATGGGCAAGGCATCCCTCTGATCTCCTGCATTTCAACCAATGAACAAGTTATCAAATTACAGGAAGTATGTCTGTTACTTACGGTAGTTTGTGCTTTCACATCTACTGTATTCACAATGTAGGTGATCAGAATGGTCACTCATACCTTTGGTTTAGCAGTATGAGTATTTGCTTAAAAAAAGTCCAGCTACTTTAGATGAGATCCATTCACTTTGCACATACACACATGGCGCTACTTGCATTGGGGGTAAGAATGGTAATCTACCTCATTTTTTTATCAACTTATTTTCCTTTCTACTACCACCAGCAGCGGAAAGTGTAGCATTTGTCATCACTACCTGCATTGTCCTTGTTAGTACACTGATGTGCAATTTTTTTTGCAGCCTTGTATActtgaaaaataaatagaatgttACAATTAAGTGAAGTCTTTCCGAGACAATGTTTGTGGAAGTTCTCTGCTGTGTGTGTCATTGTAAATGTTAGCCTGTGCTCATATTCTGATAGATTGTGTAATCTTGGGAAAAAGTTCATTTATATGGTGACATCTTATTTGTATGCCCTTACCCTTTCCATTCCACATAAATATCCACAGTCATCAACTTAAAAGCACAGTGcttttctgaaaagtgactctggtAAAACTGGCATCATGCACTTCTGTGTTTATTGTCAGAATGATTTCCAGATCTAATTTTCTCTGTTTAAAAGGAACATGATGTTTTACTAACTGCCAGCCCTGATCAACCTGGCATCCGAAAATCCAAattgggttctttccttctcttaCATCATGACTGGTGATGAAGATTCTGGAAACCAAATTAGGCGACCACTTGTACCTCTACAACCTGAGGTCTCAAaatttaggtgtgtgtgtgtgtgtgtgtgtgtgtgtgtgtgtgtgtgtatatatatgtgtgtgtgtgtgtgtgtgtgtgtgtgtgtgttctgcactcTTTTTCAAGGGTGGTACAGCAGACATGTGCAGGAGCACTGCTGGGGAAACTTCCCTGCAGGTTCCAGATGCTGCAGAGCCCCTCTTCATCAGTCTAACATGCCTGTAGATGCATGTGATAGAATCTAGCCCATAAGTAGTaatcatttttaaatggtttgaaaTGTCTACATTTGTTGAAATGTTCACAAATTTTAGAAGTTGACAGCAACACTGTTACTGAACAAACACTGAATTATCTGTCTGAGCTCTTATCCACATGTAAAGGGCATTATGCCAGCACTGAGCCTTATGCTATTACTGCCCAAAGGGGAAAAACAGGCAAACCCTAAATCACCCACATATTGTTATTCATATTGTACCAACTCCCCTGACCAGGATGCTGTGTCAATGTGGTGCTGCTCACGGGAAGAGAGCTGAGAATGTAGTGGGGTTCCATACAACCTCAAGCTCTGTGTTAAGGAACCatgagaaagggagagaagaaggaGAGGATCCTTCTCTGTATGTCTGGGCTTGgtatcaagtatcgggggtagccgtgttagtctgtatctacaaaaacaacaaggagtctggtggcaccttaaagactaacagttagtcttaaagttagtctttaaggtgccaccagactccttgttgagcTTGGTAGCGATTATTATTGACAGGGAGAGGTAAAGGTTTTGGTATTGACACAACATATCTCTGCCTACCTTGTTCAGCTCCCATTAGAACTCTCGTCCTCTGCAGCACATAAGGATTAAAAGATGCTGAATCATCATGAGGCATAGATGGATGGAACTGCAGCACACAAATagaatttttcagtttgcttaagAAATGGTGCctttgaaagcattttttttttcaggggatTATGGCATAATGAATGCTAGAAAGATGTAGGTGGAGAATTAGAGAGTAAGAAAGGGGTCAAACCAAGCTTATCTCATTCTTCAGGTTATTGCTGGAGTAAATATGCAGGCCAAATAAAACATATGATGCTAAAGCAGAACAAGATACTGCAAATATTTCAGAGCATTGATTCTGAGAGAATTAACTTTAATGGTTCATGCACAAATCTTATCCTGTGGTCATTTTAATTTACATGCAGTTTTCAAATCCTATTTCAGTGTAACACTGGAAGTCCTCagtatttttctttgatttttttaccCCCTAATTTAGTCTCTTCAAACCCAGGCCATACAGAAATTCTGagcacaaaatatatatatatctactgTCAATGCACACATTGTAGAAATGGCTCCAATTCCACTATTTTGAGGAAAAcaaaggtagatagagataactTTAATACTCTTAGACAATCAAAGATTATGGGCCAGACTCTGTGCCCTATTCAGTCCCCTTTGTGCTTGTCTCGTTGCATAAAGGGGCCAGAAACTCACCCTACCTCTCCAGCATGTAGAGCCAGTTACGCTACCCCCACTGCAAACTTTGCTGTAGAGGAGTGCTAGGGCAGGGAGAGAATATGGCTGGTGTGAAGGGTGGTCCAGTGATCCCTGACTGGTAGATGGCCCTCTGGGGCCATAGGCAGCCAATCTAGATTAGATAAATCCCCAGGCTCCTCTAAATCTATTCTGGGGCTGTTATAGAACCAGCTTCAGGATCCAGGAGCCACAACCAGTTACTTTGCAGTTGAGCCCAAGATTTCTTCTATTCTCTGAAAAGATCATAGCTGATGTTGTAGCAATAATATGAAAGATGGCTTTGAATGGTATAAGCCAACCAATGGAATTCACATTCTTAGAAGTGAGTTATTCAGCTATAAATACTCAGACACCAAGAAATGTTTACAAGGATCCAATATATAACACATATATTGTACTTGAAAGACAGTAGATGGCTTGTTTTGTACATATTGGATtatattactgtttttaaaagctttctttatATCTGCAACTTTTATTTTTGATGGCACAAACAAAACAGCCATAGTTTTCAAATTAGGATAAACAGAACTTCAGAAATACTATGGAGTTCAGATCAATTAGTTGGTACGCTATCTTTTATACCTCTCAGTCATAGCATTTCATAAGAAAAGAAGCCATTGTTCAGGAGGTATTTCCAACCAAAACCTAAAGAAATAATTTTGCCCAATCGGGTATACAGAAAAGGTTTTACTATCTAAAATTTTAGAGTAAGCGCCAAATAATGGGCTAGCTTGATCTCCTCAGGTCTACCATGGTCCATTTGTGCCACTGTACTGGCATAGTGGGCCTATagacctccctcccctccccccccccccccgtggtgcTGGAGCATGGTAGGCTACATCGGAAATGCCCAGAACACTCTGGTTTGTGCAGGTGGCTGGAGTGTCCCCTTAGGACCATATGCAAAcaagcataaattagagcagtcctgAGGCTGCTCTGACATATTGCAGGGGCCAAACTGGCCCTTGGCCAGCTCCAGAATCGTGAAGCCACAAAGATAGTATAAAAACACATTTGTCCCTCTTCCCCAACCCTAACTTTGGGTCCTAGGGTGAGCGAGCCCTTCCAGACCCAGGAATTAAGGCCTATGTTTCCTTGGCATATGTCACTTCACTTTATGGGGTCACATTTTTATCTAGGTCATAGACTTTTACTAAAAGCATCCTGACAACAAATTCAGCAAAGCAAAAGGAGAGAGTTAATATTAGACATTCCACAAAGAGAAAAGagggacaaaattaaaaagtaaatagaATATGATTTACTGGTCTCTCATTTCAACTGTTCACTTAAAAGATTGTGCTCTAGGACCCCATCCATGGGAGCATGAGCTAAGGGAGGAGACTGGCCATGAGGGAAAGCAGCATCCCCCATTTttaggggagaagagaaagggagaTGGGGGCTGGAAGGCTAGGAAGAAGGAAGATGGGGAAGCCAGGAGGAAGAAATGAAATGTGACcaagggggaagaaaagagattgaaaggaaggttaaaaaaaaaaatgatgaggcTACAGATGAGAAATGGGAGATCTGGGGGAATGGTGAAGAGAAAGATTGGAGAAAGGCTGTTTGGTTGATTTAGGGACAGAGTGTCAGAGCATAGAAGGTCAGTCCTAATTTCTTCTAGTATTCCTTTTACTGTCAGTTACAACGGGCTATATATGATCCAGTCAAAAGAGGCATGGAAGAGAAGGATGGAGAAAAGGGGGCGAATGCCCAGAAAAGTTGAGAGGCTGCTTGTGAAGGATGTTTCTTCTTTTGGCAGTGCAGCATTTGCAGCAAAGTTGGAAGCGAGGAGTTCTGAAATGCATAGCAGAGGTGGGCTCTTCAATTTCAGAGAAACAATGGCATTGTAAAAAATAGCTCCCTTTTGTCCTGTTTACACTAGAAATTGTTACTTAGCACAGCAAATAACCCTCATTTATATCCAAAGATGTATGGGTCCGGCCAAATTGTTTGGGGACCATGGATTGCAGACTACCTTGGGCGAGGTTGCCATTGCCACATGCCCATAACTTACAGTTGGAAGttgttcagtgggagttgagggtgcccAGTACTACACCAAAAGTACTTGGATTTGTACGATTGTGCTAAGCATGGGAAGTTGTGAACCCAATGCCTTGAAATGTTCCCTGATGCTTACTTTAAAAGCCTATGCAGGAAACCTTTTCTGTAGTCATGATTAAGTAAAGCCCTTTTGCCATAGCTGAAGGTCTCAGATAACCAATGCAGCATGACattctcatttta
This genomic window from Trachemys scripta elegans isolate TJP31775 chromosome 6, CAS_Tse_1.0, whole genome shotgun sequence contains:
- the SYK gene encoding tyrosine-protein kinase SYK isoform X2, with the translated sequence MATNMANSANHLPYFFGNITREEAEDYLLQGGLSDGLYLLRQSRNYLGGFALSLAHGKKVHHYTIERELSGSYAIAGGKSHMSPAELINYHSDEADGLVCLLRRPCNRPPGIEPKTGPFEDLKETLIREYVKQTWNLQGNALEQAIISQKPQLEKLIATTAHEKMPWFHGKISREESEHRVLLGTKTNGKFLIRERDNNGSYALCLFSEGKVLHYRIDRDKTGKLSIPDGKKFDTLWQLVEHYSYKPDGLQRVLTIPCARLGSENANIIFDTRPPPLPGIHPKFHPSMPHDDSASFNPYVLQRTRVLMGAEQGDQRDALPMDTEVYESPYADPEEIKPKNVSLDRKMLSLDEEELGSGNFGTVKKGLYMMKKGAKPVAVKILKNENNDPAVKDELLREANVMQQLDNPYIVRMIGICEAESWMLVMEMAELGPLNKFLQKNRHVKEKNITELVHQVSMGMKYLEENNFVHRDLAARNVLLVTQHYAKISDFGLSKALASDENYYKAQSHGKWPVKWYAPECMNFYKFSSKSDVWSFGVLMWEAFSYGQKPYKGMKGSEVAQMIERGERMESPEACPTEVYDLMKLCWTYKIDERPGFSAVELRLRNYYYDISH
- the SYK gene encoding tyrosine-protein kinase SYK isoform X1, with the protein product MATNMANSANHLPYFFGNITREEAEDYLLQGGLSDGLYLLRQSRNYLGGFALSLAHGKKVHHYTIERELSGSYAIAGGKSHMSPAELINYHSDEADGLVCLLRRPCNRPPGIEPKTGPFEDLKETLIREYVKQTWNLQGNALEQAIISQKPQLEKLIATTAHEKMPWFHGKISREESEHRVLLGTKTNGKFLIRERDNNGSYALCLFSEGKVLHYRIDRDKTGKLSIPDGKKFDTLWQLVEHYSYKPDGLQRVLTIPCARLGSENANIIFDTRPPPLPGIHPKTWSTGGIISRLKSYTFPKPGSKKFHPSMPHDDSASFNPYVLQRTRVLMGAEQGDQRDALPMDTEVYESPYADPEEIKPKNVSLDRKMLSLDEEELGSGNFGTVKKGLYMMKKGAKPVAVKILKNENNDPAVKDELLREANVMQQLDNPYIVRMIGICEAESWMLVMEMAELGPLNKFLQKNRHVKEKNITELVHQVSMGMKYLEENNFVHRDLAARNVLLVTQHYAKISDFGLSKALASDENYYKAQSHGKWPVKWYAPECMNFYKFSSKSDVWSFGVLMWEAFSYGQKPYKGMKGSEVAQMIERGERMESPEACPTEVYDLMKLCWTYKIDERPGFSAVELRLRNYYYDISH